In Deltaproteobacteria bacterium, the genomic stretch CCGAGCGAAAACGGCGCGAGCGGAATGCACTGCGCCATGCCGCCGCCGGCCGCGGAGCCCTTGATGTTGAAGGTCGGGCCGCCCGAGGGTTGGCGGATCGCCGCCGACGCGCGCTTGCCGCGATACGCGAGGCCGTCGACGAGCCCCATGACCGTCGTGCTCTTGCCCTCGCCCAGCGGCGTGGGCGTGATTGCGGTGACGTCGATGTACTTGCCGACGCGACGCTCGCCGATGCGCGACATGAGCGCGGGGTAATCGACCTTCGCGATCCTGTTCCCCTGCGGCAGCAGTTCGTCGCCGAGCAGACCGAGTTCGTCGCGAAGCTGATAGATCGACTTCATCTTCGCCTCGGCGGCCTCCGCGACCTTCCAGTCGGGGTTCTCGCGCGGGTCCAGATAGAATCGACGCGTGGGGGTCATCATGGTGGGCTCCTCCCGCGAAGCGAGGGTGCCGGCTTGGTTCGTCGCGGCGGATCGCGACGGCGAGTCCCGGGGTTTTCGTCGTTCGGATTGATGCCCCGAACCGGGTCCGGCACGGCTCCAAAATTGCGGTCAAAGGCGCCGACAGGCGGCGCGAAACGGCGATATCGTGCGTGTTGTGGACATCGTTGTCAAGAAAAAAACGGATTTGTCGACACACCGTCGGAGGGGCTATTCTGAACGCGGTCGCATGGTGCCGATCGCGTCCTCATGACGGCGATCATGTTACGATGTGGGCACGCTCGCAAGAATGGCGCGCATGATGATCGAACCGCAACCCCAGGCCGAACTGCCCACCGCGGTCACCCGCGGAATCCGCATCACCGTGGCGACGCAGTACTCCGAGCTGTACTCCGCGCCGCCGTATCGCTACTTCTTCACGTACCATGTGACGATCGTGAACCTGTCCGAGCAGGCCGTGCAACTCATCAAGCGGCGCTGGGTCATCAAGGACGCGACCGGCAAGATCCAGATCGTCGAGGGAC encodes the following:
- the apaG gene encoding Co2+/Mg2+ efflux protein ApaG, which gives rise to MPTAVTRGIRITVATQYSELYSAPPYRYFFTYHVTIVNLSEQAVQLIKRRWVIKDATGKIQIVEGPGVVGEQPHILPGESYEYTSGCPLPTSYGQMNGWYRMVDSDGEKFDAVIPTFEMIKIESDVN